The following are encoded together in the Bos taurus isolate L1 Dominette 01449 registration number 42190680 breed Hereford chromosome 10, ARS-UCD2.0, whole genome shotgun sequence genome:
- the DRD1 gene encoding D(1A) dopamine receptor: protein MRTLNTSTMEGTGLVAERDFSFRILTACFLSLLILSTLLGNTLVCAAVIRFRHLRSKVTNFFVISLAVSDLLVAVLVMPWKAVAEIAGFWPFGSFCNIWVAFDIMCSTASILNLCVISVDRYWAISSPFRYERKMTPKAAFILISVAWTLSVLISFIPVQLSWHKAKPTGPSEGNATSLGKTINNCDSSLSRTYAISSSLISFYIPVAIMIVTYTRIYRIAQKQIRRISALERAAVHAKNCQTTTGNGNPMECSQPESSFKMSFKRETKVLKTLSVIMGVFVCCWLPFFILNCMVPFCGSGETKPFCIDSITFDVFVWFGWANSSLNPIIYAFNADFRKAFSTLLGCYRLCPTTNNAIETVSINNNGAVVFSSHHEPRGSISKDCNVVYLIPHAVGSSEGLKKEEAVGIAKPLEKLSPALSVILDYDTDVSLEKIQPITQNGQHPT from the coding sequence ATGAGGACTCTCAACACGTCTACCATGGAAGGCACCGGGCTGGTGGCGGAGAGGGACTTCTCCTTCCGCATTCTCACAGCCTGTTTCCTGTCGCTGCTTATCCTGTCCACCCTCCTGGGGAACACGCTGGTCTGTGCCGCCGTGATCAGGTTCCGCCACCTGCGATCCAAGGTGACCAACTTCTTCGTCATCTCCTTGGCTGTATCGGATCTCTTGGTGGCCGTCTTGGTCATGCCCTGGAAAGCAGTGGCCGAGATCGCTGGCTTCTGGCCCTTCGGGTCCTTCTGTAACATCTGGGTGGCCTTTGACATCATGTGCTCCACCGCATCCATCCTCAATCTCTGTGTGATCAGTGTGGACAGGTATTGGGCCATCTCTAGCCCCTTCCGGTATGAGAGGAAGATGACCCCCAAGGCAGCCTTCATTCTGATCAGTGTGGCATGGACTTTGTCGGTTCTTATCTCCTTCATCcccgtgcagctcagctggcacaaGGCGAAACCCACAGGTCCCTCTGAGGGGAATGCCACTTCCCTGGGCAAGACCATCAACAACTGTGACTCCAGCTTGAGCAGGACAtatgccatttcatcctctctaaTAAGCTTTTACATCCCTGTGGCCATCATGATTGTCACCTACACCAGGATCTACAGGATCGCCCAGAAACAAATACGGCGTATCTCAGCCTTGGAGAGGGCAGCAGTCCATGCCAAGAACTGCCAGACCACTACAGGTAATGGAAACCCCATGGAGTGTTCTCAACCAGAAAGCTCCTTTAAGATGTCCTTCAAAAGAGAGACTAAAGTTCTGAAGACTCTGTCAGTGATCATGGGGGTGTTCGTGTGCTGCTGGCTCCCTTTCTTCATCTTGAACTGCATGGTGCCCTTCTGTGGGTCTGGAGAGACCAAGCCCTTCTGCATCGATTCCATCACCTTTGACGTGTTTGTGTGGTTTGGGTGGGCTAATTCCTCCTTGAACCCCATCATTTATGCCTTTAATGCTGATTTTCGGAAGGCATTTTCCACCCTCTTAGGATGCTACAGGCTTTGCCCGACGACGAATAATGCCATAGAGACGGTTAGCATCAATAACAATGGGGCTGTGGTGTTTTCCAGCCATCACGAGCCTCGGGGTTCCATCTCCAAGGACTGCAATGTGGTGTATCtgatcccacacgctgtgggcTCCTCTGAGGGCCTGAAGAAGGAGGAGGCGGTGGGAATAGCCAAGCCCTTGGAGAAGCTGTCCCCAGCCCTGTCTGTCATTTTGGACTATGACACTGACGTCTCTCTTGAGAAGATCCAGCCCATCACACAAAACGGGCAGCACCCGACCTGA